The following are encoded in a window of Oncorhynchus masou masou isolate Uvic2021 chromosome 17, UVic_Omas_1.1, whole genome shotgun sequence genomic DNA:
- the LOC135558531 gene encoding pyroglutamyl-peptidase 1-like, which produces MATKRTVIVTGFEPFGDHTVNASWVAVQELERLGLGQSVDLYVCEVPVEYQAVQSLLPSLWKQHQPQLVVHVGVSGIATTVTLEKCGHNHGYKRVDNCSFCPDSQCCMDGGPDCIDSVIDMDLVCKRVNSSRLGVAVSVSKDAGRYLCDYTYYTSLYLGKGRSAFVHVPPLEKPYSAQDLGRALQAVVGEMLELVGQSEDDDHDHHHCSHQHHQHAH; this is translated from the exons ATGGCGACTAAAAGGACGGTAATAGTGACAG GGTTTGAACCTTTTGGCGATCACACCGTGAATGCTAGCTGGGTGGCAGTGCAG GAACTGGAGCGGTTGGGCTTGGGTCAGAGTGTGGACCTATATGTCTGTGAGGTGCCAGTGGAGTACCAGGCAGTTCAGAGTCTACTGCCATCTCTATGGAAACAGCATCAGCCACAG TTGGTGGTCCATGTCGGGGTCTCTGGGATAGCCACCACAGTCACCCTGGAGAAATGTGGCCACAACCACGGCTACAAGCGGGTGGACAACTGCAGCTTCTGTCCAGACTCTCAGTGTTGCATGGACGGTGGTCCTGACTGCATCGATTCAGTCATAGACATGGACCTAGTCTGCAAGAGGGTCAACTCCTCAAGGCTTGGCGTGGCAGTGTCAGTATCAAAGGATGCAGGCCG ATACCTGTGTGACTACACCTACTACACGTCGCTGTACCTGGGGAAGGGCAGGTCAGCGTTTGTGCACGTTCCTCCACTAGAGAAGCCGTACAGTGCCCAGGACCTAGGCAGAGCCTTGCAGGCCGTAGTGGGGGAGATGCTGGAGCTTGTGGGTCAGTCTGAGGATGATGACCATGACCACCACCACTGCAGCCACCAGCACCATCAGCATGCTCACTAA